The Victivallis lenta region GCCTCTTCACCAGAATTTGTGGGCGAAATCCGGTTCCGGGAGTTCGCCAAGCTGGTGATATAAGCACACTTTTGCAATTTTGAGCGTCCGAAATCCGAACGATTTCCTGATAGTCAGATTTATTTTCCTGTTCAACCCTTCGACGATCCCACTGTTGAACTGCTTTTTTGCCCTGAAATAATTCAAGATCAAAGGACGATGAGCGGTCAGCATCCTTGCAAGGTCTTTCATCGGTTCGAGCCGGCTGAAAATTGCGGCATGGCACCACTGTTCAAGAAACTTTCCCGCCCATCCCGGCGAACGATACTCCCAAAGCTTTTGAAATTGTTCCCGCAACAGGTATGCTTTTACCGTCCGCAGATTCATCTTCAAGAGTTCATTGAGTTTGAAACCTTGCTTTTCTGTCAAGTTTTCCCGGCGTTTCAGAAAGCACCAACGAGTTTTGGACAGGAGCGGAGGTTGTTTTGCTTGACGCAAACGTTTTGCCTCTTCTGACCGAACTTTATCAAGAGCCTTTCCGAATTTTTGCATGATATGAAAGCGGTCAAGCACGTTTATCGCCTGTGGCAAATGTTTGGCTATGATCTTCAAATACGGTTTCCACATATCAGAACAGATGACCCTGATTTGAGCAGAAAAATCAGCTTTCAGCTTCGTCATGTCGGCAAAAAATGAGCTCATGGTTTCTTGCGTGCGTTTTTCTCCAACCCAAAGCAGACGACGTGCGCCGGGATTAATCTGGTAAACCAGCGTCAGATATTTGTGTCCTTTATGCCATGCGATTTCATCAACGCCCAGTGCGGTTACGGAGTCTAAATTTCGATGCGTCAGTCCATAATTCACCACCGATTCGACTGCGGAACAGACTGTCTGCCAAGAGGTATGGAAATGCGCCGCTACGCTTTTCCAAGAAAGTTCTTTTGCCCAAGACGCAAGAAACGCCGCATAATGATTGGTGAAATGGTTTTTCCCATCGCACCATGGAACCGCTTCAACCACAACACGCTTACATTGAGGACAACTGACCCGACGCATCGCATAGCGGAAGAAAACACGCAGTCCCCACATCGGGACGAACTCAAACAAACGTTCCGGCAATGTATCATAGCCGGGAGATGCTGTTCCGCAGATACTGCAAACAGGTTTGCTATTGGTTCGAGCCTTTATTTCCACGATAATGGAATCTTTCTTTTCGTTAAATTCCGATTTCCCGATACAAAAGCAT contains the following coding sequences:
- a CDS encoding ISL3 family transposase — protein: MRLKTILNYGLKFKCFCIGKSEFNEKKDSIIVEIKARTNSKPVCSICGTASPGYDTLPERLFEFVPMWGLRVFFRYAMRRVSCPQCKRVVVEAVPWCDGKNHFTNHYAAFLASWAKELSWKSVAAHFHTSWQTVCSAVESVVNYGLTHRNLDSVTALGVDEIAWHKGHKYLTLVYQINPGARRLLWVGEKRTQETMSSFFADMTKLKADFSAQIRVICSDMWKPYLKIIAKHLPQAINVLDRFHIMQKFGKALDKVRSEEAKRLRQAKQPPLLSKTRWCFLKRRENLTEKQGFKLNELLKMNLRTVKAYLLREQFQKLWEYRSPGWAGKFLEQWCHAAIFSRLEPMKDLARMLTAHRPLILNYFRAKKQFNSGIVEGLNRKINLTIRKSFGFRTLKIAKVCLYHQLGELPEPDFAHKFW